A genomic region of Trifolium pratense cultivar HEN17-A07 linkage group LG3, ARS_RC_1.1, whole genome shotgun sequence contains the following coding sequences:
- the LOC123919072 gene encoding probable acyl-activating enzyme 17, peroxisomal isoform X1 — MAYKSLSSISVSDIESLGIARDHAATLHQSLTELIGTDDAPATWQNITTNILNPELPFSFHQMLYYGCFKDYGPDPPAWIPDPESVTLTNVGRLLERRGKEFLGSAYKDPITSFADFQKISVSNPEVYWKTVLDEMNISFSKPPECILRDNPNEDGSSSYPSGQWLPGASINPAQNCLNLNGTRSLNDTVIIWRDELQDDLPLQRMTLEELRQEVWLVAYALESLSLEKGSAIAIDMPMNCKSVVIYLAIVLAGYVVVSIADSFAAREISTRLKISNAKVIFTQDLILRGDKALPLYSRVVDAESPMAIVIPSRTPGFSMKLRNGDLSWCHFLERVNRIKGKEFIAAAQPVETVTNILFSSGTTGDPKAIPWTNITPLKAAADAWCHLDIRKGDIVSWPTNLGWMMGPWLVYASLLNGASMALYNGYPLGPGFAKFVQDAKVSMLGVIPSLVRSWRNANSTSGYDWSAIRCFASTGEASNVDEYLWLMGRARYKPIIEYCGGTEIGGGFITGSLQQAQSLAAFSTPAMCCNLFILGEDGHPTPENVPGIGELALGSLMLGASNTLLNADHYGVYFKGMPLWNGKVGMAFSFIISGIPEYLQLSFSSQVLRRHGDVFERTARGFYHAHGRADDTMNLGGIKVSSVEIERICNGVDSNIVETAAIGIPPSGGGPEQLAVAVVLKNSNITPQDLLKLRMSFNSALQKTLNPLFRVSQAVPVPSLPRTASNKVMRRVLRQQLAEHNQSSKI; from the exons ATGGCTTACAAATCGCTATCTTCTATCTCTGTTTCGGATATTGAATCCCTTGGAATTGCGAGAGACCACGCTGCTACTCTCCACCAGAGTCTCACAGAATTAATTGGAACTGATGATGCACCTGCCACGTGGCAGAACATCACCACCAACATCCTCAACCCAGAACTCCCCTTCTCGTTCCATCAGATGCTTTACTATGGTTGCTTCAAGGATTATGGCCCTGACCCGCCCGCTTGGATACCCGACCC GGAAAGTGTTACTTTAACAAATGTTGGCCGGTTGCTAGAGAGGAGGGGTAAAGAGTTTCTTGGTTCGGCGTATAAGGATCCAATTACAAGCTTTGCTGATTTCCAAAAAATTTCAGTCTCAAACCCCGAG GTTTATTGGAAAACTGTGCTGGATGAAATGAACATATCATTTTCTAAACCACCCGAATGCATCTTACGTGACAACCCGAATGAGGATGGTTCATCATCATACCCAAGTGGTCAATGGCTTCCTGGAGCATCTATTAATCCAGCACAGAATTGCTTGAATTTGAATGGCACAAGAAGTTTAAATGACACAGTTATAATATGGCGTGATGAACTACAGGATGATCTCCCTCTACAAAGGATGACACTTGAGGAGTTGCGTCAAGAGGTTTG GTTAGTTGCGTATGCTCTTGAATCTCTGAGTCTGGAGAAAGGATCTGCAATTGCGATTGATATGCCAATGAATTGTAAATCTGTGGTCATCTACCTAGCTATCGTTCTTGCTGGTTATGTTGTTGTATCCATAGCGGATAGTTTTGCAGCACGTGAAATATCAACCAGgcttaaaatatcaaatgcaAAAGTCATATTTACTCAG GATCTCATACTTCGTGGTGATAAAGCCCTCCCTCTTTACAG TAGAGTTGTGGATGCCGAGTCACCTATGGCAATTGTTATCCCAAGTAGAACCCCTGGATTTAGCATGAAACTGCGCAATGGTGACCTTTCTTGGTGTCATTTTTTGGAGAGAGTCAATAGAATCAA AGGCAAGGAATTCATAGCTGCGGCACAACCAGTAGAAACAGTCACAaacattttgttttcttctggaACAACAG GTGATCCAAAGGCAATTCCATGGACCAATATTACTCCTCTAAAAGCTGCTGCAGATGCATGGTGCCACTTGGACATTCGTAAAGGTGATATAGTTTCCTGGCCCACTAATCTTGGATGGATGATGGGGCCCTGGCTAGTATATGCATCATTGCTTAATGGAGCTTCAATGGCTTTATATAATGGATACCCACTTGGGCCTGGCTTTGCCAAATTTGTACAG GATGCTAAAGTGTCAATGCTTGGTGTGATTCCAAGTCTTGTACGGAGCTGGAGAAATGCAAATTCCACATCCGGCTATGATTGGTCAGCTATTCG ttGCTTTGCCTCCACCGGAGAAGCATCTAACGTAGATGAGTACCTTTGGCTAATGGGAAGAGCTCGTTACAAGCCAATCATTGAATATTGTGGTGGTACAGAGATTGGGGGTGGATTTATCACTGGATCATTACAGCAGGCTCAGTCATTGGCTGCTTTTAGCACACCAGCTATGTGCTGCAATTTGTTTATTCTTGGTGAAGACGGGCATCCTACT CCTGAAAATGTTCCAGGAATAGGTGAATTAGCTCTTGGCTCCCTTATGCTTGGGGCATCAAATACACTGCTCAATGCTGATCATTATGGTGTCTATTTCAAGGGGATGCCTCTCTGGAATGGAAAGGTAGGCATGGCATTCTCCTTTATAATATCTGGGATTCCTGAATATTTACAGTTGAGTTTCTCTAGTCAGGTTTTACGGAGGCATGGAGATGTATTTGAGCGTACAGCTAGAGGGTTCTATCATGCGCACGGTCGTGCAGATGATACAATGAACCTTGGAGGAATCAAG GTGAGTTCGGTTGAGATTGAACGCATATGCAACGGAGTAGATAGTAATATCGTGGAAACAGCTGCAATAGGGATACCGCCTTCTGGTGGTGGGCCTGAGCAATTGGCTGTAGCTGTTGTACTGAAGAATTCAAACATCACACCACAAGATTTACTGAAATTGAGGATGTCTTTTAATTCAGCTCTCCAAAAAACACTAAATCCATTATTCAGG GTCTCTCAAGCAGTACCAGTGCCATCTCTTCCAAGGACAGCATCAAACAAGGTCATGAGAAGGGTTTTGCGGCAACAACTTGCAGAACATAACCAaagttcaaaaatataa
- the LOC123919072 gene encoding probable acyl-activating enzyme 17, peroxisomal isoform X2 has translation MAYKSLSSISVSDIESLGIARDHAATLHQSLTELIGTDDAPATWQNITTNILNPELPFSFHQMLYYGCFKDYGPDPPAWIPDPESVTLTNVGRLLERRGKEFLGSAYKDPITSFADFQKISVSNPEVYWKTVLDEMNISFSKPPECILRDNPNEDGSSSYPSGQWLPGASINPAQNCLNLNGTRSLNDTVIIWRDELQDDLPLQRMTLEELRQEVWLVAYALESLSLEKGSAIAIDMPMNCKSVVIYLAIVLAGYVVVSIADSFAAREISTRLKISNAKVIFTQDLILRGDKALPLYSRVVDAESPMAIVIPSRTPGFSMKLRNGDLSWCHFLERVNRIKGKEFIAAAQPVETVTNILFSSGTTGDPKAIPWTNITPLKAAADAWCHLDIRKGDIVSWPTNLGWMMGPWLVYASLLNGASMALYNGYPLGPGFAKFVQDAKVSMLGVIPSLVRSWRNANSTSGYDWSAIRCFASTGEASNVDEYLWLMGRARYKPIIEYCGGTEIGGGFITGSLQQAQSLAAFSTPAMCCNLFILGEDGHPTPENVPGIGELALGSLMLGASNTLLNADHYGVYFKGMPLWNGKVLRRHGDVFERTARGFYHAHGRADDTMNLGGIKVSSVEIERICNGVDSNIVETAAIGIPPSGGGPEQLAVAVVLKNSNITPQDLLKLRMSFNSALQKTLNPLFRVSQAVPVPSLPRTASNKVMRRVLRQQLAEHNQSSKI, from the exons ATGGCTTACAAATCGCTATCTTCTATCTCTGTTTCGGATATTGAATCCCTTGGAATTGCGAGAGACCACGCTGCTACTCTCCACCAGAGTCTCACAGAATTAATTGGAACTGATGATGCACCTGCCACGTGGCAGAACATCACCACCAACATCCTCAACCCAGAACTCCCCTTCTCGTTCCATCAGATGCTTTACTATGGTTGCTTCAAGGATTATGGCCCTGACCCGCCCGCTTGGATACCCGACCC GGAAAGTGTTACTTTAACAAATGTTGGCCGGTTGCTAGAGAGGAGGGGTAAAGAGTTTCTTGGTTCGGCGTATAAGGATCCAATTACAAGCTTTGCTGATTTCCAAAAAATTTCAGTCTCAAACCCCGAG GTTTATTGGAAAACTGTGCTGGATGAAATGAACATATCATTTTCTAAACCACCCGAATGCATCTTACGTGACAACCCGAATGAGGATGGTTCATCATCATACCCAAGTGGTCAATGGCTTCCTGGAGCATCTATTAATCCAGCACAGAATTGCTTGAATTTGAATGGCACAAGAAGTTTAAATGACACAGTTATAATATGGCGTGATGAACTACAGGATGATCTCCCTCTACAAAGGATGACACTTGAGGAGTTGCGTCAAGAGGTTTG GTTAGTTGCGTATGCTCTTGAATCTCTGAGTCTGGAGAAAGGATCTGCAATTGCGATTGATATGCCAATGAATTGTAAATCTGTGGTCATCTACCTAGCTATCGTTCTTGCTGGTTATGTTGTTGTATCCATAGCGGATAGTTTTGCAGCACGTGAAATATCAACCAGgcttaaaatatcaaatgcaAAAGTCATATTTACTCAG GATCTCATACTTCGTGGTGATAAAGCCCTCCCTCTTTACAG TAGAGTTGTGGATGCCGAGTCACCTATGGCAATTGTTATCCCAAGTAGAACCCCTGGATTTAGCATGAAACTGCGCAATGGTGACCTTTCTTGGTGTCATTTTTTGGAGAGAGTCAATAGAATCAA AGGCAAGGAATTCATAGCTGCGGCACAACCAGTAGAAACAGTCACAaacattttgttttcttctggaACAACAG GTGATCCAAAGGCAATTCCATGGACCAATATTACTCCTCTAAAAGCTGCTGCAGATGCATGGTGCCACTTGGACATTCGTAAAGGTGATATAGTTTCCTGGCCCACTAATCTTGGATGGATGATGGGGCCCTGGCTAGTATATGCATCATTGCTTAATGGAGCTTCAATGGCTTTATATAATGGATACCCACTTGGGCCTGGCTTTGCCAAATTTGTACAG GATGCTAAAGTGTCAATGCTTGGTGTGATTCCAAGTCTTGTACGGAGCTGGAGAAATGCAAATTCCACATCCGGCTATGATTGGTCAGCTATTCG ttGCTTTGCCTCCACCGGAGAAGCATCTAACGTAGATGAGTACCTTTGGCTAATGGGAAGAGCTCGTTACAAGCCAATCATTGAATATTGTGGTGGTACAGAGATTGGGGGTGGATTTATCACTGGATCATTACAGCAGGCTCAGTCATTGGCTGCTTTTAGCACACCAGCTATGTGCTGCAATTTGTTTATTCTTGGTGAAGACGGGCATCCTACT CCTGAAAATGTTCCAGGAATAGGTGAATTAGCTCTTGGCTCCCTTATGCTTGGGGCATCAAATACACTGCTCAATGCTGATCATTATGGTGTCTATTTCAAGGGGATGCCTCTCTGGAATGGAAAG GTTTTACGGAGGCATGGAGATGTATTTGAGCGTACAGCTAGAGGGTTCTATCATGCGCACGGTCGTGCAGATGATACAATGAACCTTGGAGGAATCAAG GTGAGTTCGGTTGAGATTGAACGCATATGCAACGGAGTAGATAGTAATATCGTGGAAACAGCTGCAATAGGGATACCGCCTTCTGGTGGTGGGCCTGAGCAATTGGCTGTAGCTGTTGTACTGAAGAATTCAAACATCACACCACAAGATTTACTGAAATTGAGGATGTCTTTTAATTCAGCTCTCCAAAAAACACTAAATCCATTATTCAGG GTCTCTCAAGCAGTACCAGTGCCATCTCTTCCAAGGACAGCATCAAACAAGGTCATGAGAAGGGTTTTGCGGCAACAACTTGCAGAACATAACCAaagttcaaaaatataa